The Paenibacillus sp. MBLB1832 genome has a window encoding:
- the dgoD gene encoding galactonate dehydratase, which produces MKITDIQTYVVDCYRTNFVFVKIFTDEGIHGVGEATLEYKEHAVQGAIEELKRYLIGKSPLDIEAHYHNIYRDAYWRGGAVLMSALSSVEMAMWDISAKALGVPVYRMLGGKVHEKVKVYANGWFAGAKTPEQFAEKAKETVARGFKGMKWDPFGHSYLTITHEELDLALQCISAVREAVGFGVDLFIEGHGRFNVPTAIQIVQEIAPFKPVWFEEPVPPDNVDALVQVRAKSKVAIAGGERLYTRYGFKDVFEKRALDYVQPDVSHAGGILEMRKIASIAESHHIPFAPHNPSGPIANAATLQIAACSPNFFYLEIMATDVPWRKDITNENLRFEDGYMYIPDEPGLGIDLNVEALKEHPYIQHDLRHYTGQLTQIRPPGAIHYF; this is translated from the coding sequence ATGAAAATTACGGATATTCAGACGTATGTGGTAGACTGCTATCGTACAAATTTTGTTTTTGTAAAAATATTCACGGATGAGGGAATCCACGGAGTAGGGGAAGCTACCCTTGAATATAAGGAGCATGCTGTGCAAGGGGCGATTGAGGAACTGAAAAGATACTTGATTGGCAAAAGTCCCTTGGATATTGAAGCTCACTATCATAACATCTATCGTGATGCTTATTGGCGTGGTGGAGCAGTGCTTATGTCTGCGTTAAGTTCTGTGGAGATGGCCATGTGGGATATCTCGGCCAAGGCACTAGGGGTGCCGGTGTATCGTATGCTTGGCGGCAAAGTTCATGAGAAGGTCAAAGTATATGCCAACGGCTGGTTCGCTGGAGCGAAGACACCGGAGCAATTCGCTGAAAAGGCGAAAGAAACCGTTGCCCGTGGCTTTAAGGGGATGAAGTGGGACCCGTTCGGTCATTCCTATTTGACGATTACTCATGAAGAGTTGGATCTAGCCCTGCAATGCATTAGCGCCGTACGGGAAGCCGTAGGCTTCGGCGTTGATCTGTTTATTGAAGGTCATGGTCGCTTCAATGTACCAACGGCCATCCAGATCGTACAAGAGATCGCACCGTTCAAACCGGTCTGGTTTGAAGAGCCGGTACCACCAGATAATGTGGATGCGCTAGTGCAGGTAAGAGCGAAATCCAAGGTTGCAATAGCAGGCGGAGAGCGATTATACACACGTTATGGCTTCAAAGATGTATTCGAGAAACGGGCATTGGATTATGTGCAGCCAGACGTTAGTCATGCTGGCGGGATCCTCGAGATGCGCAAAATTGCTTCGATCGCCGAGTCGCATCATATCCCGTTTGCACCGCACAATCCAAGTGGTCCAATCGCCAATGCGGCTACGCTTCAGATCGCCGCTTGTAGTCCGAATTTCTTTTATCTCGAAATTATGGCCACGGATGTACCTTGGCGCAAGGACATTACGAATGAGAATCTGCGTTTCGAGGATGGGTATATGTACATACCTGATGAACCAGGTCTAGGAATCGATTTGAACGTGGAAGCGTTGAAGGAGCATCCTTACATTCAGCACGATTTACGACATTATACAGGTCAACTGACACAAATACGACCGCCGGGTGCAATTCATTATTTTTAA
- a CDS encoding SDR family oxidoreductase produces MKKLSAYIPLGLGAPGDVANAVLYLCSDEARYITGITLDVNDGQYMR; encoded by the coding sequence ATGAAAAAGCTTTCTGCCTATATTCCGCTGGGGCTTGGCGCACCGGGGGATGTAGCGAACGCGGTGCTTTACTTATGCAGTGACGAAGCTAGGTACATCACGGGAATAACACTAGATGTGAATGACGGGCAATATATGCGATAA
- a CDS encoding family 43 glycosylhydrolase → MEKKHITVENPILPGDHPDPSVVRVGDDYYMVCSTFQFFPAVNVLHSRDLVYWRTIGHVVTRKEQLDLTAVPDSFGVYAPDISYYEGRFWVVVPFYHGQPRCTNILFSSEKPEGPYDNGTILNHHFIDPSIFNDEDGRRYLAFGGGWIHELAKDGSRLLGEAKQVWPGTGGAAPEAPHVLKRNGWYYLLLAEGGTFFEHRVTIARSRSIWGPYEPCPCNPILMQTDPNKLIQKTGHGKLIQDPQGRWWFPHLGGRTLEPVGSTPLGRETFLQPVSWTEDEWPVIGDGGKPLERFDIIDEDPTPSHLTFDFVDTFQSGELDPTWEWVRLPVERGFRLTNKGLEIDCKPYMLLTPQPTLVLTRRWQHFRFTAETELRFHPLSLGEEAGMLLYRDLDGFLMMSVRNGLGQTTGLPFDVKRLNENQEEEGLFLQIDRFEHAKRRTLLQKKLERSSGDPIRLRFQVDALSDYCMFQWAKGEGGSLETLDLNLPVSFLFPESAIRFLCFTAPRIALFARGVFGMNQGHALFTNFIYRGLPHPIE, encoded by the coding sequence GTGGAGAAAAAACATATTACGGTAGAAAACCCGATCCTGCCCGGCGACCATCCCGACCCGTCCGTTGTTCGGGTTGGCGACGATTATTACATGGTGTGCTCAACGTTTCAATTTTTTCCGGCAGTCAATGTACTTCATTCCAGGGATCTGGTGTACTGGCGGACGATCGGACATGTCGTCACTCGGAAGGAGCAGCTTGATCTGACTGCGGTCCCCGATTCCTTCGGTGTGTATGCGCCCGACATTTCTTACTATGAGGGCAGATTCTGGGTCGTGGTGCCATTTTACCACGGCCAACCCCGCTGCACGAATATCTTGTTTAGCTCGGAAAAGCCAGAGGGGCCCTATGACAACGGGACCATACTCAACCATCATTTCATTGATCCATCGATTTTTAACGATGAGGACGGGAGGAGGTATCTGGCTTTTGGTGGAGGATGGATCCATGAACTGGCCAAAGACGGTTCCCGTCTCCTAGGAGAAGCAAAGCAGGTTTGGCCAGGTACTGGGGGAGCAGCCCCGGAGGCCCCGCATGTGCTCAAGCGAAACGGGTGGTATTACCTTCTCCTTGCGGAGGGCGGCACGTTCTTCGAGCATAGGGTGACGATTGCTCGAAGTCGCTCTATCTGGGGGCCTTACGAGCCCTGCCCGTGTAATCCGATTCTGATGCAGACCGACCCGAATAAGTTAATCCAGAAAACCGGACATGGCAAGCTTATCCAGGACCCCCAAGGTCGGTGGTGGTTTCCTCATCTCGGAGGACGAACGCTCGAGCCTGTTGGTTCAACACCGCTTGGAAGGGAAACGTTCCTGCAGCCGGTTTCCTGGACGGAGGACGAGTGGCCTGTGATTGGGGATGGTGGAAAGCCCCTTGAAAGATTTGACATTATCGACGAAGATCCTACACCCTCGCACCTCACATTTGACTTCGTGGATACCTTTCAATCAGGGGAGCTTGATCCTACCTGGGAGTGGGTACGTCTACCGGTGGAGAGAGGGTTCCGACTTACCAACAAGGGATTGGAGATTGATTGTAAGCCCTACATGCTGTTGACACCTCAACCAACCTTGGTTCTTACCAGGCGTTGGCAGCATTTTCGATTCACTGCAGAAACAGAATTGCGGTTTCATCCGCTCAGTCTCGGCGAGGAAGCAGGGATGCTCTTATATCGAGATTTAGACGGCTTTCTGATGATGTCCGTTAGAAATGGGCTCGGCCAGACAACCGGTCTTCCTTTCGATGTTAAGCGGCTGAATGAGAATCAGGAGGAGGAAGGGCTATTTCTTCAGATCGATCGGTTCGAGCACGCCAAGCGTAGAACGCTGCTTCAGAAGAAGCTTGAACGATCGTCGGGAGATCCAATTCGGCTTCGCTTCCAAGTAGATGCATTATCGGACTATTGTATGTTCCAATGGGCGAAAGGAGAAGGGGGCAGTCTGGAGACACTTGATTTGAATTTACCTGTATCCTTCCTCTTTCCAGAGAGTGCGATTCGTTTCTTATGCTTTACAGCACCGCGAATAGCTCTCTTTGCACGGGGCGTATTTGGGATGAATCAGGGGCATGCATTGTTTACAAATTTTATATATCGCGGGTTGCCGCATCCCATTGAATAG
- the gucD gene encoding alpha-ketoglutaric semialdehyde dehydrogenase GucD — MAIELGKTYLNYIDGGWGPSRSGNTAASLNPANINEIVGYVQLSTKEDLDRAVASAKDASKSWRRLAGSARGELLIKAAAVLESRLEEIAETMTREMGKTFAEAKGETARGIAILRYYAGEGMRRIGDVIPSTDSEALMLTTRVPLGVVGVISPWNFPVAIPVWKMAPALIYGNTVVLKPAQETAVTAAKLVECFAEAGLPAGVVNLVTGSGALVGQGLAEHPDVNGITFTGSNQVGKRVAQAALARGAKYQLEMGGKNPIIIAADADLDLAVDATISGGLRSSGQKCTATSRVIIVNEVYEAFKKRLLAKLEGITIGNGMDAGTWMGPCANEQQLTTVLSYIQQGLEEGAELMFGSISRAEGPQLTKGYFVKPAVFGNVSSRMRIAQEEIFGPVLALIRAESFEEAIALANDTEFGLSASVFTQNIGNMLTFIQDLDAGLVRVNSETAGVELQAPFGGTKQSSSHSREQGQAAIEFFTSIKTVFIKG, encoded by the coding sequence ATGGCTATTGAGCTTGGAAAAACATATCTTAACTATATTGATGGGGGCTGGGGGCCCTCTAGGTCGGGGAACACGGCAGCAAGCCTGAACCCAGCGAATATTAATGAGATCGTGGGATACGTTCAGCTATCGACTAAGGAGGATCTGGACCGTGCGGTAGCTTCTGCCAAAGATGCCTCCAAGTCTTGGCGTCGATTGGCAGGAAGTGCTAGAGGGGAGTTGCTGATCAAGGCGGCAGCGGTTCTAGAGTCACGACTAGAAGAAATTGCGGAGACAATGACGCGTGAAATGGGCAAAACATTTGCCGAGGCAAAGGGAGAGACAGCACGCGGAATTGCTATTCTACGCTACTACGCAGGAGAAGGCATGCGCAGGATCGGCGATGTCATTCCTTCCACGGATAGTGAAGCGCTAATGTTGACGACTCGTGTGCCGCTTGGCGTCGTGGGAGTGATCTCGCCATGGAATTTTCCTGTAGCGATTCCGGTTTGGAAAATGGCGCCGGCGCTGATCTATGGCAATACTGTTGTGCTTAAGCCTGCACAAGAGACGGCCGTCACTGCAGCGAAGCTGGTCGAATGCTTCGCAGAAGCAGGCCTTCCTGCCGGTGTAGTCAATCTGGTTACCGGAAGTGGTGCATTGGTCGGCCAAGGCTTGGCGGAGCATCCCGATGTGAACGGAATTACCTTCACAGGCTCCAACCAGGTAGGCAAGCGTGTAGCGCAGGCAGCCTTAGCTAGGGGGGCCAAGTATCAGCTGGAAATGGGCGGCAAAAATCCGATCATCATTGCGGCGGATGCGGACCTGGATCTAGCTGTTGATGCGACCATTAGCGGAGGACTTCGCTCTTCAGGCCAGAAATGTACAGCGACAAGCAGAGTCATTATTGTGAACGAGGTATATGAGGCGTTTAAGAAAAGGCTGCTTGCTAAGCTTGAAGGCATTACCATAGGCAACGGAATGGACGCCGGAACCTGGATGGGGCCTTGTGCCAATGAACAGCAGTTAACAACAGTACTCTCTTACATCCAGCAAGGCCTAGAAGAGGGGGCTGAGCTGATGTTTGGCTCAATATCTCGTGCCGAGGGGCCGCAACTAACGAAAGGGTACTTTGTCAAACCAGCCGTCTTCGGAAATGTTAGCTCACGGATGAGGATTGCACAGGAGGAGATTTTCGGTCCAGTGCTTGCATTGATTCGCGCCGAGTCTTTCGAGGAGGCCATCGCTCTAGCCAACGACACCGAATTTGGTCTCAGTGCATCCGTATTCACACAGAACATCGGAAACATGCTTACCTTCATCCAGGACCTGGATGCCGGCTTAGTTCGTGTTAATTCGGAGACCGCTGGGGTGGAACTTCAGGCTCCATTCGGCGGTACGAAGCAGTCCAGCTCGCACTCAAGAGAGCAGGGTCAAGCGGCAATCGAATTCTTTACATCGATTAAGACTGTATTTATCAAGGGATGA
- a CDS encoding alpha/beta hydrolase family protein, producing MSYYSEDYRVSREIREEQYDQLKRYIAGKLTLEVERNADLFLPDTSSLSGYMTSLTDYRLYYERVMGYDVLTASPLPPVIAREEYVAEDSVSSIYRLYIEVEDGLECYGLYLLPRTIAKKYPLMVHLHGGGGCPEMICSFGKPNNYNEASRRMVQAGFAVFCPLYSFRSFADEEDTAIPPESRVLLENKAREWNTSLTAIELFKLRRSLDHLLARPEIQSREVGVAGLSYGGYHSLISAALEPRFQFCICSCGLVVENPNDYSHLHARLGSRIVLHQLIAMIAPRLCIIEAGLFDEGKPLEPGRWVISQAARYFEELGIPEKLHYIEFDGTHEFHLSRSLTYLLGSLSWLDNN from the coding sequence ATGAGCTATTATTCGGAAGACTATAGAGTGTCCAGAGAAATCCGCGAAGAGCAGTACGATCAACTAAAGCGATATATCGCCGGCAAGCTGACTCTGGAGGTTGAGAGAAATGCGGATTTGTTCCTCCCCGACACTTCAAGCCTCTCCGGCTATATGACCTCTCTAACTGATTACCGGTTATATTATGAGCGAGTGATGGGCTACGACGTACTGACCGCCTCGCCTCTTCCTCCAGTGATTGCTCGTGAGGAATACGTTGCGGAAGACTCCGTAAGTAGCATCTATCGCCTCTATATCGAGGTGGAAGATGGGCTTGAGTGTTACGGCCTTTATTTGCTCCCTCGCACCATTGCCAAGAAGTATCCTCTGATGGTGCACCTGCATGGTGGCGGGGGCTGCCCAGAGATGATCTGCAGCTTCGGGAAACCGAACAATTATAACGAAGCCTCTCGGCGCATGGTACAGGCGGGATTTGCCGTATTCTGTCCGCTATATTCATTCCGCAGCTTCGCGGATGAGGAGGATACGGCGATTCCACCAGAATCCCGCGTGCTACTTGAGAACAAAGCACGCGAATGGAATACTTCTTTGACTGCTATCGAGCTGTTTAAGCTGCGAAGATCACTCGATCATCTGCTTGCCCGGCCGGAGATCCAGTCCAGAGAGGTAGGCGTCGCCGGGCTTTCCTATGGAGGCTATCATTCATTGATCAGTGCGGCGCTCGAGCCGAGGTTCCAATTCTGCATCTGCTCTTGCGGACTTGTGGTAGAGAACCCAAACGATTATTCCCATCTCCACGCGCGTCTTGGCAGCCGAATTGTGCTCCACCAGTTGATTGCCATGATCGCCCCTCGCTTATGTATCATTGAAGCTGGACTTTTCGACGAGGGCAAGCCGCTCGAGCCAGGAAGGTGGGTGATCTCTCAAGCCGCCAGGTACTTTGAGGAGCTGGGTATACCGGAGAAGCTTCACTATATCGAGTTCGACGGCACTCACGAATTTCATCTGAGCAGATCGCTTACTTATTTGCTCGGTAGTCTTAGTTGGTTAGACAATAATTGA
- a CDS encoding SDR family NAD(P)-dependent oxidoreductase, with product MFDLQGKIALVTGSSRGIGKAIALQLAKAGATVVINSNEHYDSMKAVVEEIKQLGGEARAIQADVSNEDEVKRLFAEITDSYGRLDILVNNAGTSRNETIDEITLEGWKSLLDINLTSCFLCSQLAMELMKRHQFGRIIQISSVVAHQGALYGHVHYSASKSAQLGFTKTLARTAAPHGITVNAVAPGIILTELLEQTLGEDKISTLSASIPMGMGEPIDVANAVVFLASEEAKYVTGITLDVNGGQYMR from the coding sequence ATGTTTGATTTACAAGGAAAGATCGCACTGGTTACGGGGTCGTCAAGAGGCATTGGTAAAGCCATTGCGCTGCAATTGGCAAAGGCTGGAGCAACAGTGGTTATTAATTCCAATGAGCATTATGACTCTATGAAAGCAGTTGTGGAGGAAATTAAGCAATTAGGAGGGGAAGCAAGAGCCATTCAAGCCGATGTTTCCAACGAGGATGAAGTCAAGCGACTGTTTGCTGAGATTACCGATTCCTATGGCAGATTGGACATTCTTGTGAATAATGCAGGCACTAGCCGTAATGAAACGATCGATGAAATTACCTTGGAAGGTTGGAAGTCGCTCCTTGATATCAACTTGACAAGCTGCTTTTTATGTTCACAGCTGGCCATGGAACTGATGAAGCGGCATCAATTCGGTCGTATTATACAGATCTCTTCCGTGGTGGCTCATCAAGGAGCATTGTACGGTCATGTCCATTATTCGGCTAGCAAAAGTGCACAGCTGGGTTTTACGAAGACGCTTGCGAGAACAGCCGCACCCCATGGCATCACGGTCAATGCGGTAGCTCCGGGCATTATTCTTACCGAGCTGTTGGAGCAGACGCTGGGTGAAGATAAGATCAGCACGTTATCTGCTTCCATTCCAATGGGCATGGGTGAGCCGATAGACGTCGCTAATGCCGTTGTTTTTCTGGCAAGTGAGGAGGCTAAGTATGTAACGGGAATTACGCTGGATGTGAATGGCGGGCAATATATGAGGTGA
- a CDS encoding GntR family transcriptional regulator: MNAINGSNEATYSRVRDQLRQDIITGVFEPGVRLRIQELSNRYEVSQMPIREALQQLQGEGLITLLPQKGASVRKIDQKFVENMYDIRIAIETMLVSRGIDNLSNRELGLIEEHQAQYEAYATAGNMEGALTANTLMHHRINQLAENPEALDIINRHWGLIASLRSKFGFSQQRVQSIIEDHRGILEALRNRDKEQAVRLTRDHATKAKIDLLEQMSNQT; this comes from the coding sequence TTGAATGCAATAAATGGATCTAATGAAGCGACGTATTCGAGGGTAAGAGATCAGCTTCGACAGGATATCATTACTGGTGTGTTCGAACCCGGTGTAAGACTTCGGATACAGGAATTATCCAACCGCTATGAGGTTTCGCAAATGCCGATTCGTGAGGCACTGCAGCAGCTGCAAGGGGAGGGACTCATTACCCTGCTTCCGCAGAAAGGAGCCAGTGTTAGGAAAATTGATCAGAAGTTCGTTGAGAATATGTACGATATTCGCATTGCCATTGAGACTATGTTGGTTTCTCGAGGTATCGATAATCTCTCCAATCGTGAGTTGGGTCTCATTGAGGAGCATCAAGCACAATATGAGGCATACGCTACAGCAGGAAATATGGAGGGAGCACTGACTGCGAACACGCTGATGCATCATCGCATCAATCAATTGGCAGAAAACCCTGAAGCCTTGGATATCATTAACCGCCATTGGGGTCTAATTGCTAGCTTGCGCAGTAAATTCGGCTTCAGCCAGCAACGTGTGCAATCCATTATTGAAGATCATCGCGGAATCCTTGAAGCACTTCGCAATCGTGACAAGGAACAAGCCGTTCGTTTAACGAGAGATCACGCTACGAAAGCCAAGATCGATTTGCTGGAGCAAATGAGTAATCAAACATGA
- a CDS encoding fumarylacetoacetate hydrolase family protein, giving the protein MRIIAYLNGAGERKMAAVPGETEAYPLQGLNFLDLVKAAEEQGITLLALTQKQIQGQGPVAADWTQLRLEQPVQAPEVWAAGVTYERSKEARNYEATEGRMDMTTFYDKVYDAVRPEIFLKSTPARTVGPNGYVSLRSDSFWQIPEPELGLVLNRHGHVIGYIVGNDMSCRDIEGENPLYLPQAKIWRRSCSIGPAIRLADTVEDPYAFQISCRIFRNDKLVTEGHATTGQLKRRLDELVTFLTRDNEIMDGTILLTGTCIVPPNEFSLAEGDRIEIAISGIGTLVNIVKSA; this is encoded by the coding sequence ATGAGAATCATCGCTTATTTGAACGGAGCAGGCGAAAGGAAAATGGCCGCCGTACCAGGAGAAACAGAGGCTTATCCGCTTCAAGGCCTTAACTTTCTTGATCTTGTGAAAGCTGCAGAGGAGCAAGGGATCACCTTGCTTGCACTTACCCAGAAGCAGATTCAAGGGCAAGGTCCCGTAGCAGCAGATTGGACACAGCTGAGATTGGAGCAGCCGGTGCAAGCGCCTGAGGTCTGGGCGGCTGGCGTGACCTATGAGCGAAGCAAAGAAGCACGTAACTATGAGGCAACTGAGGGCAGGATGGATATGACCACGTTTTATGACAAGGTGTATGATGCGGTCCGTCCTGAGATCTTTCTGAAATCAACACCAGCCCGTACCGTAGGTCCTAATGGTTATGTTTCCCTTCGAAGTGACTCCTTTTGGCAAATTCCGGAGCCAGAGCTCGGATTGGTTCTGAACCGCCATGGGCATGTGATAGGCTATATCGTTGGCAATGACATGAGCTGTCGCGATATTGAAGGAGAGAATCCGCTGTATTTGCCTCAGGCAAAGATTTGGCGGCGGTCCTGCTCCATCGGACCTGCGATTCGATTGGCAGACACAGTGGAGGACCCATACGCATTTCAAATTAGTTGCCGGATTTTCCGTAACGATAAATTAGTGACGGAGGGCCATGCCACAACAGGGCAGTTGAAGCGTAGATTGGATGAGCTTGTGACCTTTCTTACGCGTGACAACGAAATTATGGATGGAACCATATTGCTTACAGGCACGTGTATCGTTCCGCCAAATGAATTTAGTCTTGCCGAGGGTGATCGAATCGAAATTGCGATTTCCGGTATCGGAACGCTTGTTAATATTGTGAAATCCGCATAG
- a CDS encoding DUF6259 domain-containing protein — MKLEVGSIVLSVSENGRLNARSTREMLQDLVLDGYLSWKLVLQQPSKPWLAGKSLTITSTSAAPLLENIKNGISMTYANLGSEEPLSMLFLQIEITIADGDGLNIQTRLRCDHPEWYVKELRGPILNGVNFPRGSVILLPNGLGQRFDDLKSLGSQTLLYPSGRATMPWFTLTASQGGIYFGSHDPEMSARELTITSEEIAGKVACGVHYYIYSHQGVTWSSPPLIVRWYEGSWHTASRYYRSWYDSVASILDTPAWVKQSSGWLLAVLKQQNGDVMWDYRNGIDQLCEIAAARGLDTLGLFGWAHGGHDYLYPNYIPDPLMGGVPEIRAALVRARKRGLRTILYANGVIMDSSTEFYRYQGNDTVLLKENKEPQVSSIRKFNSSTPVTFAQACPGSETWRKQMMSLAIQANELGADGILYDQIGVYGPAFCSSHQHRHISPTTAFTQERRSMIEEIAAHMRSINPEFIVMTEGIHDTLHNGITYVHGWGSGFSPSEAKHNMFSGAASFPKLYRYTFPELPMLQRHSTPMLDRYYANYACFYGLRFEIETRYQPDVKYLCHDQIPQQADYEDVAYYPPDLALMQSVSPEFAKLNLRTMIFFTEKYAAFLRSGRFTDAEGFFIEGDGLLANSFISEGKQLAVLVWNPDVVAKNCKVWAEGMVIQVCAEADSGDVDCSQPIPPQTLRIYLFQHQLA, encoded by the coding sequence ATGAAGCTGGAAGTGGGAAGCATAGTTTTATCGGTATCAGAGAATGGGCGACTGAATGCAAGATCAACAAGAGAGATGCTTCAGGACCTTGTCCTTGATGGGTATTTGTCGTGGAAGCTTGTCCTTCAACAGCCTTCTAAGCCTTGGTTGGCAGGCAAGAGTTTGACGATTACGAGCACGAGTGCAGCACCATTGCTGGAAAATATTAAAAATGGGATCTCCATGACCTATGCCAATTTGGGCTCTGAAGAGCCTTTATCTATGCTATTTCTCCAGATAGAAATTACCATTGCCGATGGTGACGGGCTAAATATCCAAACTCGATTGCGCTGTGACCATCCGGAGTGGTACGTAAAGGAGCTAAGAGGTCCCATTTTAAATGGCGTTAATTTTCCTCGCGGATCAGTAATCCTATTGCCGAATGGGTTGGGTCAGCGATTTGATGACTTGAAGAGCTTGGGAAGTCAAACCCTGCTGTATCCAAGTGGAAGAGCGACTATGCCATGGTTCACGTTGACAGCGTCGCAGGGGGGGATTTATTTCGGATCACATGATCCGGAAATGAGTGCTAGGGAGTTGACGATAACCAGTGAGGAAATTGCGGGAAAAGTTGCCTGTGGGGTCCATTATTATATCTACAGCCATCAAGGGGTCACATGGAGCTCTCCACCCCTAATCGTCAGATGGTATGAGGGAAGTTGGCATACGGCTTCCCGCTATTATCGTTCGTGGTACGATTCCGTCGCGTCCATCCTTGACACCCCAGCCTGGGTCAAGCAATCATCGGGCTGGCTGCTGGCCGTGCTTAAGCAGCAGAACGGGGATGTCATGTGGGACTACCGCAATGGTATTGATCAGCTTTGCGAAATTGCTGCAGCTCGCGGCTTGGATACGCTTGGACTTTTTGGCTGGGCGCACGGCGGACATGATTATCTATATCCGAATTACATACCAGACCCTCTGATGGGGGGCGTCCCTGAGATTCGTGCAGCATTGGTGAGAGCTAGGAAGCGTGGTTTGCGCACCATCCTTTATGCAAACGGTGTTATTATGGATTCGTCCACCGAGTTTTACCGTTATCAAGGCAACGATACCGTACTGCTTAAAGAAAACAAAGAGCCTCAAGTGAGCTCCATCCGTAAGTTTAATAGCTCTACGCCAGTCACTTTCGCCCAAGCTTGTCCTGGATCTGAAACATGGCGCAAGCAGATGATGTCACTAGCGATCCAAGCGAATGAACTTGGGGCGGATGGTATTTTGTACGATCAAATTGGCGTATATGGTCCCGCTTTCTGTTCGAGCCACCAGCATCGGCACATTTCTCCAACCACGGCATTTACGCAGGAGCGCAGAAGTATGATCGAGGAAATAGCCGCCCATATGCGTAGCATAAACCCGGAATTCATTGTAATGACAGAAGGCATCCACGACACATTGCATAACGGTATTACCTATGTGCATGGTTGGGGTTCGGGCTTTTCCCCTTCGGAGGCCAAGCATAACATGTTCAGTGGAGCCGCCAGTTTTCCTAAGTTGTACCGCTACACGTTTCCTGAGTTGCCGATGCTTCAGCGACACTCGACACCAATGCTCGATCGATACTATGCGAATTACGCTTGTTTTTACGGTCTTCGTTTTGAGATTGAAACTCGGTATCAGCCGGATGTAAAGTATTTATGTCATGACCAAATTCCGCAACAAGCAGATTATGAAGATGTGGCTTATTACCCGCCCGACCTGGCGTTGATGCAAAGCGTCTCTCCAGAGTTCGCAAAACTTAACTTAAGAACGATGATTTTCTTTACCGAAAAGTACGCAGCGTTTTTGCGAAGTGGCCGATTCACGGATGCGGAAGGTTTCTTTATAGAAGGTGATGGACTTTTGGCAAATTCGTTCATTTCGGAAGGAAAGCAACTGGCTGTTCTTGTCTGGAATCCTGATGTAGTTGCAAAGAATTGCAAGGTGTGGGCTGAAGGTATGGTGATTCAGGTTTGTGCCGAAGCGGATTCTGGTGATGTGGATTGTTCACAGCCGATTCCGCCGCAAACCCTTCGGATATACCTGTTTCAACACCAGCTCGCATAA